One genomic segment of Anguilla anguilla isolate fAngAng1 chromosome 2, fAngAng1.pri, whole genome shotgun sequence includes these proteins:
- the pycr1b gene encoding pyrroline-5-carboxylate reductase 1b, whose translation MSVGFIGAGQLAHALVKGFAAAGVIATHRITASSPDTDLPTVSGLRKMGVNFTTSNKETANKSDVLFLAVKPHIIPFVLDEIGPDIEDRHLIVSCAAGVTISSIEKKLLQYRPAPKVMRCMTNTPVVVREGATVYATGTHAEVEDGRLLEQLMASVGFCTEVEEDLIDAVTGLSGSGPAYAFTALDALADGGVKMGLPRRLAVRLGAQALLGAAKMLLDSEQHPGQLKDNVCSPGGATIHALHVLESGGFRSLLINAVEASCIRTRELQFLADQEKISPAAIKKTTLDKVLQQPGVAGTGVGPKGSVNMFNSKRPGIKKN comes from the exons ATGAGCGTGGGGTTCATCGGTGCGGGGCAGCTGGCCCACGCGCTGGTGAAAGGATTCGCCGCCGCCG gTGTGATTGCCACCCACAGGATCACAGCCAGTTCTCCAGACACGGATCTCCCGACGGTGTCTGGGCTGAGG AAAATGGGGGTGAATTTCACCACCAGCAACAAGGAGACGGCCAATAAGAGCGACGTGCTGTTCCTGGCGGTCAAGCCGCACATCATCCCCTTCGTGCTGGACGAGATCGGGCCCGACATCGAGGACCGCCACCTCATCGTGTCCTGCGCCGCCGGCGTCACCATCAGCTCCATCGAGAAG AAGCTGCTGCAGTACCGCCCGGCCCCCAAGGTGATGCGGTGTATGACGAACACGCCGGTGGTGGTGCGGGAGGGGGCCACGGTCTACGCCACGGGCACGCACGCCGAGGTGGAGGACGGCCGGCTGCTGGAGCAGCTCATGGCCAGCGTGGGCTTCTGCacggaggtggaggaggaccTGATCGACGCCGTCACCGGCCTGAGCGGCAGCGGCCCCGCCTac GCATTCACAGCGCTGGACGCTCTGGCGGATGGTGGGGTGAAGATGGGGTTGCCACGGAGACTGGCGGTCAGGCTGGGAGCACAAgccctgctg ggTGCAGCGAAGATGCTGCTGGACTCAGAGCAGCACCCGGGCCAGCTGAAGGACAACGTGTGCTCACCAGGGGGCGCCACCATCCACGCCCTGCACGTCCTGGAGAGCGGCGGCTTCCGCAGCCTGCTGATCAACGCCGTGGAGGCGTCCTGCATCAGGACCAG ggagTTGCAGTTCCTGGCTGACCAGGAGAAGATCTCTCCAGCCGCCATTAAGAAGACGACGCTGGACAAGGTGCTGCAGCAGCCGGGCGTGGCCGGGACGGGGGTGGGGCCTAAGGGCTCCGTCAACATGTTCAACAGCAAGCGCCCTGGGATAAAGAAgaactga